Genomic window ([Eubacterium] hominis):
ATTCCTAAGTTCATCAAGTTGTTTGTCAACAATCTCCCCATTAAGAATTCCATAGAGAAATAGTACATCTGTTTTTCGCCCTTATCAGATATAACATCTTTTGTTTCCTTAGAGTGGAAGCTGGCATAATCTCGTACCATTTCGCCTAGAATCATATATTTTTCAGTGATGTGCGCCTGTTCGATAGAACGGCCGTAGCGTTCGATGATTCTTCTCTTGAATTCCTCTTTGAATTCTCTTTGGTTTTTGAATTCGTTCATTTTAACTACTCCTCTCAACCTCACGTTTCATTTTACAATATTTAGCTTGTAATTACAAACGTATTTCGGTATATTCCAAGTGAAATTATAGACATTTTTTTAGATTTTATGCCAGTTTATGTTATGTCAACAATAAGCAAGCGGTTCCAAAAATTTGTAAGAAAAAAGCACAGATTATTTAAATTCTGTGCTAGATTTACGCTTATCCCTGTAAACGTTGAATCATTTCCCAAAGTGCTTTTGCGGAATTGAAGTTTTCTGGCACAATATCTGGTGCAGATACTTCTACATCAAATTCATCATTGATTTCAGATACGATTTCCAAGATTGCAAAAGAATCTAATAAACCATCATCAATCAATGTTGTGCAATTTTCATAATCAACATCTGGGTTTACTTCATTTAAAATTTCTAATAATTTTTCCATTTCTATCTACCTCCTATGGATTTATAGTTCAACACATTTGTTTCAAATGTGTCTCGCATAAGTGTTAACCCTTCCTGTTTATCAT
Coding sequences:
- a CDS encoding acyl carrier protein, which produces MEKLLEILNEVNPDVDYENCTTLIDDGLLDSFAILEIVSEINDEFDVEVSAPDIVPENFNSAKALWEMIQRLQG